The region TTAGGCGGCGTTCGGTTTCCTTCTTTGGGAGACTGATCGCTTCGCCGCGGCCGATGTCCATCTTGAGCTTGTTGTCTTCCATGAAGACGCGGCTCCAGACGAGTTCACCGGGTTTGGCGATCCCTTGCAGAGTGCTTCCGCCGTTGGGGAAGTACATGGCTGGCTGACGATAACCGTGGCTGCCCTTCCAACCTCCGATGTGGTGTTCGACCGGAGCCGAGCCACTGATGAGGAAAACCCAGACATATTCTTCGGTCGAGCCGGACTGGTCCCAGTCGCCCCAGCGAAGGTCGTGGAGAGTGGTTTCCACGGGTTGGCGGAGTGCTTTGTGCACGCGATTGGTGAGCACGGCGTCGAGGCCGCAGCATTCGTCAACTTCGTTGAAGTGGGGGATCGGCTCGCCTTCGCGAATGATTTCGCCTTCGTCATTCGTGACGGGAGGACGGTCGGAGCTGTTGAGCAGGCCTTCGACGAGGTCGGAGGCCGGGCAAAGGTCCTTGAGGCCCTGTTGATACTGGATGCCCAATGACTCGCAGCCGAAAGCGTCTCCGATCCGGCAGGCGGCGATGTACATTTTGCACTGCTCGAGGACCTGTTTCTTGGTCAGGTCCTTCTTGTGGCTTTTCCCGAAATGGAAGTTGAAGCCTCTCTTTTCGATGAAGTTGAATACTTCTTCGGCTTCCTTATTGGTGACTCGCTTCATTTCTGCGAGGAGAGCGCTCTGGCTGAGACGTTCTTTGTAAACTCCCAAGGGGAAAAGGAGCTCATCCGGGATGGTGGCATTATACATTCCCATGCAGAACTCGTCGAAGACCCCCATGATGCTCTTGTTCTGGTCGAGGTCTTGGGCAATACGCTCGGCGGTTTTCTTGACTCCGGAAGCGACTCCACGACCCGTATACTTTTTAACGTGAGCGGTTGGATGCTTGCATTCGCCTGTCTCAATCCATTGGGCAAGTTTCTTTTGGAAAGCCTTGTCGGTGGCGAAGTCTTCGCTCCAGAGCGTGGAGTATTGAACGCCTGCCTTGGTCATCGAACCGTTCAGATTCAGCATGCCGACGAGACCAGGCCAAGTACCGCTCCAGTTGGCGACCGTGAGGATTGGCCCTTCATGAGAAATCAGGCCATGAAGGAGGTGATGGGAATACTGCCAGACGGCTTCGGCCACGATGAGCGGGGCCTTGCGGTCGATCTT is a window of Puniceicoccus vermicola DNA encoding:
- a CDS encoding fucose isomerase; this translates as MPQTEILLVANGDLRLSANQNCWAEQEKMEKELSDVITSLGGKIKRAHPYKKEEGHGFISSQREGMDIFAKIDRKAPLIVAEAVWQYSHHLLHGLISHEGPILTVANWSGTWPGLVGMLNLNGSMTKAGVQYSTLWSEDFATDKAFQKKLAQWIETGECKHPTAHVKKYTGRGVASGVKKTAERIAQDLDQNKSIMGVFDEFCMGMYNATIPDELLFPLGVYKERLSQSALLAEMKRVTNKEAEEVFNFIEKRGFNFHFGKSHKKDLTKKQVLEQCKMYIAACRIGDAFGCESLGIQYQQGLKDLCPASDLVEGLLNSSDRPPVTNDEGEIIREGEPIPHFNEVDECCGLDAVLTNRVHKALRQPVETTLHDLRWGDWDQSGSTEEYVWVFLISGSAPVEHHIGGWKGSHGYRQPAMYFPNGGSTLQGIAKPGELVWSRVFMEDNKLKMDIGRGEAISLPKKETERRLNLTTPEWPIMHAVTYGVSRDQMMARHKANHINVAYANNPAQADKCLYAKAELARQLGIEVAICGTDKKGKKL